The following nucleotide sequence is from Pseudonocardia sp. C8.
GCTCGGCGAGGAGCTCGGCGCGGACAAGCTGCGGGCACAGGCCGAGGCGTTCGGGATCGGCCGGTCCGACCTGCAGATCCCGATGCCGGTGACGGCCTCGCAGATCGGGCCGATGTCCGACGTGCCGTCCACCCAGCAGTCCGCGATCGGCCAGCGCGACGTCCGGCTGACCCCGATGCAGCTCGCCATGATCGGCGGCTCGATCGCCAACGGCGGCCAGACGATGGCCCCGCACCTGATCCGGGAGATCCAGAGCGCCACCCTGGACGTCGTCGACACCACCGCCCCGGACCGGATGGCCCGCTCGATGCCGGCGGACGTGGCGGGCACGCTGACCGACATGATGCTCGGCTCGGAGGAGCGCACCCAGGGCGGCGGGAAGATCACCGGCGTCCGGATCGCCTCCAAGACCGGCACCGCCGAGCACGGCACCGACCCGAAGAACACCCCGCCGCACGCCTGGTACGTGGCGTTCGCGCCGGCCGAGAACCCGAAGGTCGCGGTCGCGGTGCTGGTGGAGAGCGGTGGCGACCGCGGCGCGGAGGCCACCGGTGGTTCGGTCGCCGCCCCGATCGGCCGGGCCGTGATCGCCGAGACGCTCCGGGACGCCCAGTGACGCCGGGGATCGCGGCGCGCGCGGCGCCACACAGGCCCCCGGCGGGCCCGTGAGCGGGCTGGCGGCCGGTCAGCTGATCTCCGAGCGCTACCAGCTGGACCGGCGGATCGCGGTCGGCGGGATGGGCGAGGTCTGGGAGGCCTCGGACACCCGCCTGGGGCGCAGCGTCGCCGTGAAGGTGCTCAAGGCCGACCTGTCCGACGACCCCGAGTTCCTGCACCGGTTCCGGATCGAGGCGCGCACGGTCGCGTCGCTGGACCACTCCGGCATCGCCGCCGTCCACGACTACGGCGAGGACGACGGCCCCGGCGGCGACGGGCGGACCGCCTACCTGGTGATGGAGCTCGTGCGCGGCGAGCCGCTGTCGACCCGGATCGGGCGCGGCCCGCTGCCGACCGACGAGGCGCTGGACATCATCGAGCAGGCGGCCCGCGCGCTGCACGCCGCCCACGAGCGCGGGTTCGTGCACCGCGACGTCAAGCCCGGCAACATCCTGCTGCGCACCGACGGCGTCGTGAAGCTGACCGACTTCGGCATCGCCAAGGCGGCCGACGCCGTCCCGGTCACCCGGTCCGGGATGGTCATGGGCACCGCGCACTACATCGCGCCCGAGCAGGCCTCCGGCGAGGAGGCGGGCCCGTCCGGGGACGTCTACTCGCTGGGCATCGTCGGCTACGAGTGCCTGGCCGGTGTGCGGCCGTTCCGCGCCGAGAGCGCGGTCGCCGTGGCGATGATGCAGGTCCGCGACGACCCGCCGCCGCTGCCCGGGGAGATCCCGGAGCGGATCCGCGAGCTGATCTCCTCGGTGCTGGTCAAGGACCCCGAGCACCGGTACGCCGACGGCGCCGAGTTCGCCGAGGCCGTCGCCGCCGTCCGCCGCGGGCACCGCCCGCCGCCCCCGGGCATCCCGGCGCCGGCCGGGTACGCGCCGGGCTTCCACCGCGGCGACGAGCCGGCCGGTGGGCCGCGCCGGCACGCGCGACGGGCCGCCGAGGGCGACGCCGGGGGCGACGCCCCTCATCCACCGGAGCCGTCCGGCCGCCCCACCCGGCACGGCGCCGACGCCACCGACGGCGGCCCCGGCGGGCGGCCGGCCACCGGGCCGGGCACGTCGCACCGGGCCGACGAGCCGGGCCCCCCGGGCGCCGGTTCCCCTGGCACCGCTGCTCCTGGCGCCCCTGGTGCCGCCGCCCCGGGTGGCGGTGGTCCGGGAACCCCGCCCGGGGCCCGTACCCCGGGCGGGGTGAACCG
It contains:
- a CDS encoding serine/threonine-protein kinase, whose protein sequence is MSGLAAGQLISERYQLDRRIAVGGMGEVWEASDTRLGRSVAVKVLKADLSDDPEFLHRFRIEARTVASLDHSGIAAVHDYGEDDGPGGDGRTAYLVMELVRGEPLSTRIGRGPLPTDEALDIIEQAARALHAAHERGFVHRDVKPGNILLRTDGVVKLTDFGIAKAADAVPVTRSGMVMGTAHYIAPEQASGEEAGPSGDVYSLGIVGYECLAGVRPFRAESAVAVAMMQVRDDPPPLPGEIPERIRELISSVLVKDPEHRYADGAEFAEAVAAVRRGHRPPPPGIPAPAGYAPGFHRGDEPAGGPRRHARRAAEGDAGGDAPHPPEPSGRPTRHGADATDGGPGGRPATGPGTSHRADEPGPPGAGSPGTAAPGAPGAAAPGGGGPGTPPGARTPGGVNRPRSGPLPVPPASPAHGRDAARDPYRPGAPPGRPPAHGPAGAGAPGAQRPAPARPPVRRHAADRLPEQHPSGPLDLTPKRSGRTKAWLAVLFVLLSVAAVLLAVMILRETSPGGSRTGSLGPAPGTVAVAAGREAGGAGPAAVPRPVVAVPLRTEPDTVR